The window ACATACGCTCGGCCAGGGTTGACCGCTCTGGCGTTATAGTGCGCAATCTGGATACAAATACAGAAATATTGCGTCCGGACGTGGTCAATCTGCCCGATGTGCAATCGTATCTGGCGGAAATTTCTGCCCAGATACGGCAGGTTTCCACACTGAACCCGCAGTCGCGGCGCGCCATCAATATTCTGCTTTCCGCAACCATGCCTTCCACGCTGACGCTGAACCGGGAATCTACCCAAAAACGCAGCTCTGCCGTCATGTCCATGGTTGAGCCTGTGTATTATCAGATACAGAAGGGCGAGATCGTGTTGCGCAAGGGCGAGAGGGTCAGCCGCGAGCAGCAGATCAAGCTGCAAACGCTTTATAAATCCGCTTCCGACCCCATGCACTGGGATATAGCAGCTGGCGCCTTTTTGTGCTCGCTGGTGCTTTCCATCGGCTTTTTTGTTGCCCCCAGCGGCAAACCCGGCACTCCCCTGCGCTGCAAGGACATGCTGCTCATTTCCTTGCTTCTGCTGCTTTTCAGCGCCGGGGCAAAGGCTGTGTACGTGCTTGGCATGCGCATCGACAGCCATTCGTTCATCAATACGCTGGCCGTTGGCTACCCTGTGGCAGGGGCAGTGGGGCTGGTCGCCATGGTTTTTGCGGCCCGGCGCTACTGCACAATGGCCCTGTTGATCTCGTTCTTTACCATGCTCATGTTTCAGGCGCAGTTTTCGCTGTTCCTGCTCCATTTTCTCGGCGGCATGCTGGCCACATGGCTTGTGACCAATGCCCAGAATCGACAGGACGTGGTGTGGAGCATAGTGCCGCTGACCATCGGACAATCCATCATCTGGCTTGGCGCAACCCTGCTGGCCCAAAGCGCCCCCGGCGTCATGCCCACGCAGTTGCTGGCCGTGTTTATCAACAGCGTGCTTTCGCTCATTCTGCTCTTTGCCGTGAGTCCTGTGCTTGAAATCAGCTTTGGGTACAGTACCCGCTTCCGCCTCATGGAATTGATGAGCCTTGAGCAACCCCTCATGCAGGAGCTTATGGTAACAGTGCCCGGCACCTACCATCACTCCCTTGTGGTCGCCAACATGGTTGAAGCCGGGGCCAAGGCCATCGGCGCCAACAGCCTGTTGTGCAAGGTGGCGGCACTGTATCATGACGTGGGCAAGCTCTCGTATCCCGAATATTTCATCGAAAACCAGTTTGGCGGGCCCAACAAGCACGACAAGCTGGCCCCGTCCATGAGTGCGCTCATCCTGCTTTCGCATGTCAAAAAAGGCACGGAACTGGCCGAGCGGTATAAGCTCGGGCAGGATATTGCCGACATTATCAGTCAGCACCACGGCACAAGGCTCATACGCTTTTTCTACCAGAAGGCCCTGAACCAGGGCGAAAAACCGCGTGAATCTGATTTCAGCTATGTGGGGCCGCGCCCGCAAACCAAGGAAGCCGCCATCCTCATGCTGGCCGACTCCGTTGAGGCATCCAGCCGCACGCTCAACGATCCTACGCCCGCGCGCATCAAGTCGCACATTGACACCATCATCAAGGGCATCTTCTCGGAAGGGCAGCTGGACGAATCGGAGCTGACCTTTAAGGATCTGCACTTCCTGAGCGAAAACTTCCAGCGCATTCTGACGGGTATTTTCCATCAGCGCATTGCCTATCCTGACGCCAGAATCAATGATGCCACCCGGGCTGAAAACAAGCCCAACGGCAAAAACGGCTCTGCCCCTGCAACGCATGGCGCAACGGCCCTTACCCCCACGGGGCATGGCAAACCGTGCGGCGACAAGCCTTGTAACGGAGACAAACCCGCTGCGGCGCAATCGCCCGAAGTCAAAGCCCTGACGAACCAGCCGGAGAGCGCCAGACAGGCTGGCATACCAGCCATCCCTGAAGAAAAGGGGCAGGCATAGGAATCATGGGCGCAGTCAGGGACAGGCAACCACAGGCAACCGTGCGCATTTTTTGCCGCTATCCGGCCACAGCATGGATTCTGCCGCTTGACCGCAGACAGCAGCGCGCTGCTCTTTCGGCCATGCTTGCCGCCGCAGAGCAGGCCAGCGTGCCTGTTGTGCCCCCGGCTGTGGAACTGCATCTGGTCGATGATGCCGCCATGAGCGCAGCCAACAGGCGCAGCATGGGCTGTCAGGGCCCTACCAATGTGCTTTCCTTCCCCGGTGGCTGCGATAGCCCCGGCACTCTTCTGTTTTCACTGGATACGCTGCGCAGGGAATGCCTGCTGTACGGGCAGGAGCCGGGCGAGCACGCGCTACGCCTGCTGGCCCACGGAATGGCCCATCTGTGCGGGCTTGACCACAGCGCGCAGATGGATGCGGTGAGCGACTATTTCATGGTAGTCGCCGCCGAAGCAGTGGCTTGATGCGCCGAAGTCGCGGCCTGATTGTACAAAATTGGCTAGGCGGCCCGCTTTCTGCTCAGCGCCGCCAGGGCCATGCATTGCATTTCACGCAGCTTGCGGGCTGACTCTGCGCCCCGGTTGTGCCATTCTTCGGGCAGACGCACGGCGTTTATGGCCTTCAGGCCGGGGTAGGCCATGCTGCTCACAGGTGAGTTGCTGTCGGCATCCGCCAGCTTCCAGAAAGGACGCGAAAGCCCGAGCTGGTTGACCCGCCACAGCAGGTCACGGCTCGTGCCGGTGCGCAGGGTGGCAAACATGCCCGCCTTCATGTGTTCTTCCGCAGCGAGCGCCCCAGCCCTGGCATAGACTGCCGGCAGCCGCAGCCTTTTGGCAAGGTTCAGTGCAAGTGGCACGCCGCGAGCTTCGTGCCCATAATGATGGGGCAGCAGTGCAGGGTCTGTGCCAATTTTTCCGAGGTCATGGCATAATGCCATCCACACGGCCATGGCATCGCCCGCGAGTTCGTCCATCAGTCGCAGGCTGTGGCCCAACACGCTGTTGGCATGCCACTTCACGGGGCCTGCCGGAATATAGCGTGCGCGTTCGTGTTCTTCAAACCAGGGCGATAAACAATCCCCCTGTGCCAGAACGCGAAAAAATCGCGCCGGGCGCGGCAAGGCCAGCGCCTTGAGCATTTCCTTGGCCACACGCTCCGCCGGAATGGCCGCCAGCAAAGCCCTGGGCGTGGCGCGCATCTGATCAAAAGCCTCGCGGGCTATGCGCCAGTCGGGCCAGCGGGAGGCAAAGCGCGCCAGACGAAAAATTCTGGTGGGGTCATCCGCAAAGGCAGTGGATGAAGCCGGACGCATCATTTTATCGCGCAGGTCGTCAACCGCCTTGGGATGCATGTACAGCCGCCCCGCGCTGTCGAGCGCAAGGGCATTGATAGTGAGATCCCGCGCTGCAAGGTCAGATTCCAGGGTGCCACCCCGGAGGGGCATGCATTCGCGCCCGTGCCACAGGCAGACATTGACGCTTTTACCCACGCAGACCGCATCTGGATGAGCGGCCAAAAAGTCGCCCATGCTTCCTGAAAAGGAAAAATCCAGCTCCGTGGGCATACGCCCAAGCAAAAGGTCGCGCATTGCGCCGCCGACGAGGTAGAGTTCCATGCCCCCAGTATGTCACAGCCAACCGTTTGAGGGAAGCTCCCCCACTGGCGCTGACAAAAATTTTATTCCGCGTATCTGGCGCTTTGGCAAGGTCGGCTCTTGCCTTGATACCGCTGCAAACCTTGCGGCGCGGGGCTGGCTTGATCCGTGGGACTGTGTTCAGGTTGTCAGCCAGACAGCGGGGCGCGGGCAGTTGCGGCGTCAGTGGCATTCGCCTGCGGGCAACGTGTATGCGGCCCTGCGTCTGCCGCTTGCGCCCCCTTTTGACGGCACGGCGGCGGCCCCGGCAGTAGGTGCCCTGCTGGCCGAAGCGCTGGCAATGGACGGTTGGCAGGTGCGCCTGAAATGGCCCAATGATCTTGTGCTGTGTACGTCAGAAGACGAACCCAGAAAACTGGCAGGCATACTGCTGGAGGAGCGGGGCGGGGTGCTGCTGGCTGGCATTGGCATAAATGTGCACTGGTCGCCACCGGCGGAACAGATGCGAGCGGACGCCGCTCTGGAGGCAACCAGCCTTGCCGCCCAGTATAAATCCGCCACTTTTGCACCTCCAATGGCCGAAGCCTTGTGGCAAACCCTTGTAAAGCGCATGTTTTCAGCTTATATTAACTGCCACTCTTTTCCCGAGGGGTGGAGAGCCCGTGCGGAGTCTCTTTTGCTCTGGCGCGGCGAGAACGTGGAGCTGCGTGACGGTGACCGCATCGTACGCGGCTGGCTGGCGGGCCTAGGAACGTCAGGCGGCCTGTGTCTTAACATCAACGGACGGCTTGAGGAATTCATTTGCGGTAGTCTCCGGCTGAGCCCTGCGCGGGAATGACGCGGGATTATGGTCATTCCGGCATGGTTGGGCCTGGGGGCATCGCCGCCCAATGCGAAGCACTAAGCGTGTTTTCGCCGTCTAACGCCGGTGCGTGGGCAGAAATGCGCCGGTAGAAAAGGGCTGAAAGGCATGGCCAACAAGACATTCTCGGAAGTTCAGGATTTTTTGAAGGGCAAGGTAATACTGGTAGCTAACCGCGGTATTCCGGCCCGTCGCATTTGTCGTTCCATCCGCGAACGTTTTGACGCGGTAGCGGCAATGACTGCGACTGATGTGGACAAAACGGCCCCTGCGGCCTCAACGGCGCAGGAACTGATGCTGCTCGGGACAGACCCCCGCGCGTATCTGGATATTGACCGCATTATCGACAAAGCCAAACAACGTGGCGTAGTCGGCATTCACCCCGGCTGGGGGTTTGCTTCCGAGGACACGCGCTTTCCGCAGCGCTGCAAAGAGGCGGGCATCACCTTTATCGGCGCGACAGCCGAGGCCATGAACCTCTTGGGCAACAAGGTTCAGGCTCGAGAAGTGGCTCGCAAATTGGGCATTCCTGTTGTGCCCGGCTCTGAAGGAGCCGTGGATATTCCTACCGCCCGCCAGCTTATCAACGAGATCGGGCTGCCCATCATGCTCAAGGCAGAAGGGGGCGGCGGCGGTCGCGGTATTTTTGCCATTCATAACGAGGCTGATCTGGAAGACGCCTTTTTCAAGGCTTCCACCATGGCTCAGGCTTCGTTTGGCAATCCGCGCCTGTTTGTGGAAAAGTTCCTTGCCGATGTGCGCCACATTGAGATTCAGGTCATTGCCGACATGTACGGCAACGTGTTCGCCTTTGACGAACGCGATTGCACCGTGCAGCGCAACCACCAGAAACTCATTGAAATCACGCCTTCGCCCTGGCCGGGCATGACCAAGAACCTGCGCGACAGGCTCAAGGATTATTCCCGCCGCCTTGTGCGCGCCGTGGGCTACCATTCCCTTGCCACGGTCGAATTCCTCGTTACGCCTGACGGTACGCCGTACCTTATTGAAGTTAACACCCGTTTGCAGGTTGAACACGGCATCACCGAATGCCGCTACGGCATTGACCTTGTGGAAGAGCAGATCGCCGTGGCCTTTGGCGCGGAACTGCGCTACCGCGAAGAAAGCCAGCGTCCTTCGTACTGGGCCATGCAGGTGCGCATCAACTGCGAAAACCCGCAGGACAACTTCGCCCCCAATTCCGGCCTCATTTCGCGCTATGTGTCGCCCGGCGGCCCCGGCGTGCGCCTTGATTCCAATATCAGCGCAGGCTACGAGTTCCCCGCCAACTACGACTCTGCGGGCGCGCTGCTCATATCTTACGCCACTGACTGGGAAAAGGTGCTTGGCATCACGGAACGCGCCCTGAGCGAATATGTGATCGGCGGCATCAAGACCACCATTCCTTTCTTCCGTCAGGTCATCAAGCACCCCCTGTTCAAGCAGGGCGGCATCAATACCAACTTCATCGCCACGCATCCCGAGCTCATGGTTTACACCGACCTTGCGCCCGAAGGCGAGCGTCTTGCCAAGCTGGTGGCCGAGATTTCGGCCAAGGGCTTCAACCCCTACGTGCAGCTTGGCGAATACCGTTCAAGCTCAACGCCCTGTCTTGGACCCTTTGAGCCTGTGCTGCCGCCCATAAGCACGGCTGCGCGCCGTCAGCCTTCGCCCTATCCGCAGGGCGACCGCATGGCCACGCTGGACTATATCCGTGATTCCGGGCTGGTGCACTTTACCGACACCACAACCCGCGACCTCACGCAGTCCAACTCCGGCAACCGCTTGCGCCTTGCCGAAGACAGGCTCATGGGCCCCTACCTTGACAATGCGGGCTTTTTCTCGCTCGAAAACGGCGGCGGGGCGCACTTCCATGTGGCCATGCTGGCTAACATGACCTACCCCTTCACCGAAGCCAAGGAATGGAACCGCTTTGCGCCCAAAACCCTCAAGCAGCTGCTGGTGCGTTCCACCAACGTGCTTGGGTATACGCCGCAGCCGCGCAACCTCATGCTCAAAACGGGCGAAATGATTTGCGACCACTATCAGGTCGTACGTTGCTTCGACTTTTTGAACCATGTGGAAAACATGCGCCCCATTGCCGAAGTGGTCATGGACCGCAAGGACATTATCTTCCAGCCCGCCATTTCCATGTCATGGGCCAAGGGTTTTGACGTCAAGCACTACCTGGGCGTTACCGAAGCCATGCTCCGCATGGTGGGCGACATCATGGGTGCAAGCCCCAAGGAAGCCTCGCGCCACATCATTCTGGGCCTCAAGGACATGGCCGGCGTTTGCCCGCCGCGCTTCATGGACGAGCTGGTCAAAGCCCTGCGCAAAGCATGGCCCGAACTTGTGCTGCACTACCACAGGCACTATACCGACGGCCTTTTCGTGCCCTCCTGCGGTGCCGCGGCCAAGGCCGGTGCGCACATCATCGACGTGGGTCTCGGCTCTTCGGTGCGTTCTTATGGTCAGGGCGATGTGCTTGCCACCATGGCCTATATTGAAGACGAACTGGGCCTCAAGTGCAACCTTGATAAAAACGCCATCCGCGACGCCAACTTTGTCTGCAAGCAGATCATGCCCTACTACGACCGCTACTGCGCGCCGTACTTCCAGGGCATCGACTATGACGTAACGCGCCACGGCATGCCCGGCGGCGCCACTTCCTCCTCGCAGGAAGGCGCCATGAAGCAGGGGTACATTCACCTGCTGCCTTACATGCTCAAGTTCCTTGAAGGCACCCGCCAGATCGTGCGCTATCACGATGTTACCCCCGGCTCGCAGATCACCTGGAACACGGCGTTTCTGGCCGTTACAGGCGCATGGAAGCGGGGTGGCGAAGACGAAGTGCGCTACCTGCTGGAAGTGCTGGGTCAGATCACCCGCACCCCTGAGAAAGAGCTTACGGACGAAATGCGCCGCGCGCGCCTGAACATCTATCAGGACTGCAACGACGCCTTCCGCAACCTGCTCCAGGGCAAATTCGGCAAACTGCCGCTCGGCTTCCCGGCTGACTGGGTCTATCAGAGCGCTTTCGGCTCTGACTGGAAGAGCGCCATGGCGGCCCGCACAGAGGCTTCGCCCCTTGAATCGCTGGCAGAAGTGAACCTTGCAGCCGAAGAAAAGGCCTGCGCCGAAATTCTGAAGCGCAAGCCCAACGATGAAGAGTTTGTGCTGTACCTTAACCATCCGGCAGACGCGCTCAAGACCATCCAGTTCAAGTCCAAGTTCGGCGATCCCAACAACCTGCCTTTGCACATATGGTTCGAGGGTCTGAAAGTCGGCCAGGATCTGTACTTCAACGACAGCAGCGGCAAGCCCCATCATCTTTTGCTGCTCAGCATCTCCAACCCCAACGATGCGGGCATCTCCATCTGCCGTTATGTGCTCGACTCCGAATTCATGAGCTGCGAGGTTCAGGTTCGGCAGCCTTCGGGCAACGGCGCAAAGAGCACGATTATGGCCGACACTGCCAACAAGTATCATGTGGGCGCGCCCAGCAACGGCGATCTGTGGGTCATGTATGTGCATCCCGGTGATGTGGTCAAGGCGGGCGAAGAGCTCTTTAACGTCTCCATCATGAAGCAGGAAAAGGCCGTTCTGGCCCCCATTGACGGCATGGTGAAACGTGTGCTTAAAACCGCCGATTTCAAAGAAAACAAGCAGATGGTTTCGGTCAGAGAAGGTGAGCTTATTGTGGAGCTGGGGCCTGTGCCGCGCATATGCGGCAACGAGGCCTGCGGTCAGCCCATTCCTATGGATAACATCGCATTCTGCCCCTATTGCGGTGTGCGCGTAAGTTAATTACTACGCTCACTACTGGAATTTGTGGACAGTTCCTTAGTGGCGATATACAATTTCCAAGGTTGTAAAGCTTCTGTTTCCCAAACCGGAGGAAGACATGGCTAAGATTCCCGCCGCCAAACCTGCGCAGAACAAACCCAAGGGCGCAGCGCCCGAGGCAGTTCAGAAAAAACTGGTGCTTGATGGTGCCGAAATTGTGCAGATTGGTCCCGAAGCGGAGTTGCTTGTTGGTGGTAAGAACTACAACACTGCCCTGATCAGTCAGATTCAGGGCATTCAGGCGCCCCATTTTCGCGCCATCTCATCCATTGCCTTTCATCATCTGCTTGATGAAACAAAGGTCAATGGGCGTGTGGTACGCAGCGTGGTGGACCGTGAATACGGGCGCATTGACTGGAACGACCCCGAAATCAACCAGGATCCGGACTTCTTGCAGAAGTTCGTGCGCCAGCTCGGCAAGCAGATTCATCAGGCCGCGCTGGCGGAAGGCGAGCAGACCAATACCAAGCTGCGCACCTTTATCAATAATATAGTCGAAGGTTTCGCCACCTCTCCCGAGGGCATCGACCAGTTGCGCAAGCGCTCGGTCATGGTGCAGGCGGCCATTTTGTCTGTTGAAGTGCCGAACGATGTTGCGGAAGCCGTGCGCGGCGCATACCGCGACATCTGCCGCGAAAATGAAGACGACATGACCCCCGTGGCCGTGCGTTCTTCCGCTGCGGGCGAAGACTCGCGCAAGAAGGCCTTTGCCGGTCTCCAGGATACCTACCTGAACATGGTGGGTGAAGACAAAGTAGTGGAAGCCTACCATTGGGACTGTTCTTCTGCCTACAATCTGCGCTCCATGACCTACCGCCGCGAGGCCATCCTTGACGCGCTGGCCAAGGCCGAAGAAACCGGCGACGAGAGCATTGCTGAAAACGCCAAGCTTGAGTGGGCCATTGAGCACACCTCGCTTTCTGTCTGCATGATGCAGATGATCAACCCCGTGATTTCCGGTACGGCCTTTTCGGCTGATACCGCCACGGGCTGCCGCGGCACAGACCGCCGCGAACTGGTCAGCATTGATGCCAGCTATGGCCTCGGTGAGGCCGTGGTGGGCGGCAAGGTGACGCCTGACAAGCTTTATGTCTTCCAGCGCGATGACGGCGGCGAAGTTGTGATCCGCCAGATGGGCTGCAAGGACATGAAAATCGTCTATGACGAACGTGGCGGCACCCGTGAAGTGGAAGTTTCCGAGCTTGAGGCTCTGCGCTGGGCGCTTTCGCTCAGCCAGGCCGAACGCGTAGCCCAGGGTGTGCGCTCCGTCAGCAAGGCTTACGGCGGCATCATCATGGATACGGAATTCTGCATTGACGCCAACGACAAGCTCTGGTTCGTCCAGGCGCGGCCCGAAACCCGCTGGAACGATGACCTTGAGCTGCACCCCCATACCATCTTCATGCGCCGCCGCGAGGTGGACGCCAAAGCCGCCGCCGAAGCCGAAGTGCTGGTGGAAGGCAATGGCGCTTCACGCGGTGCGGGTCAGGGTACGGTGCGCTTTTTGCGCTCCGCCCTTGAACTGAACAAGATCGCCAAGGGCGATGTGCTTGCCGCCGAACGCACCGACCCGGACATGGTGCCGGGCATGCGTGTGGCATCGGCCATTATGGCCGATGTGGGCGGCGACACGAGCCACGCGGCCATTACTTCGCGCGAGCTTGGCATTGCCGCCATTATTGGCATTCAGCGCCTCGACATCCTGCGTGCGCTCGACGGCGCGGAAGTGACTGTTGACGGCACACGCGGCAAGGTCTATCGCGGCCTTTTGCCCCTGCACCTTGTAGGCGGCGAAATGGATCTCTCCAAGCTGCCCCTTACCAAGACCAAGGTCGGCCTTGTGCTGGCCGATGTGGGTCAGGCGCTGTTCCTCTCCCGTCTGCGTAACTTCCCCCAGTTTGAAGTGGGCCTGCTGCGCGCGGAATTCATGCTTGGCAACATCAGCATCCATCCGCAGGCACTGGAAGCCTTTGACAACGGCGAACTGGAAAATGTGGTGCACAGCAAGCTGAAAGAGCTTGAAAACCGCCTTTCCAAGGTGCTGCGCGAGCAGATGGCTGCCGGTCTGATCGTGTTCAACTTCAACCTGCGTGAATACGTGGGCGAAGTGACCGGCCTTGCCGCAGAAGTTGAAGCCTTTGCCGAAGCGAGCAAGAGCCTGAATGCGGAAGAAGTGCTGATGCAGCACCGCAAAATGCGCGAACTGGATCACAAGGTTGACCAGCACCTCGAAATGGCCTCACGCCGTATTGAAGTGCTCAAGACCTCCAATGATCTGGCCGACCATGTTCGCATCATCATGGGTTACGATGACGCTCTGGCCCTGCTGAATCCGGCTGACCCCGAATCCGCCAAGCGTGTTGCCGAAATCGAAGCCACTGTTGAAGAACATGTGCGCCGCATCAAGGATCTGCCCGCAGTCACCAAGTTGATGGACAACATCAACCATCTGCGTGAAGAAGTGAGCCTGCGCTCCGGCCTGAAAAAGGAAATGGACGACCTGCGCAACCTGACGGACAAAATTCGCGGCATCATCAAGTCCCGCGGCTTCCGTACCGGCAAGGAGCATTACGTTCAGACCCTGGCCCAAAACCTGGCCCTCTTTGCCATGGCCTTCTACGGCAAGCCCATCACGTACCGCACAACCGACTTCAAGAGCAACGAATACCGCAATCTGCTGGGCGGCAGCCTCTTTGAACATACCGAAGACAACCCCATGCTTGGCTATCGCGGCGTTTCCCGTAATATCCATGATTGGGAAATTGAAGCCTTCAAGCTGGCCCGCGGCGTATACGGCGGCTCCAACCTGCGCATGATGCTGCCCTTTGTGCGCACTCTGGAAGAAGCCCGCTCCATGCGCAGCTACCTTGAGCAGGTTCACAAGCTCAAGAGCGGTCAGGACGGCCTGAAGATCATTCTCATGTCCGAGCTGCCTTCCAACGCCATTCTGGCCAAGCAGTTCATCTCCGAGTTTGACGGCTTCTCCATCGGCTCCAACGACATGACCCAGATGGTGCTGGCGACAGACCGCGACAACTCGCGCCTGTCCCACATCTATGACGAGGAAGATCCTGCTGTTGTCTGGGCTATCCTTGTCAGCATATTCACTGGACAGAAGTACGCCAAGAAGGTGGGCTTCTGCGGTCAGGGCGTGTCCAACAGCATCATCCTGCGCGGTCTGGTCGCCATTGCGGGCATAACCTCCGCCTCTGTGGTGCCGGATACCTACTACCAGACCGTGTTCGACATCGCCTCTGTGGAAGGGGAAAACCATTCTGCCGCCG of the Desulfovibrio desulfuricans DSM 642 genome contains:
- a CDS encoding HD family phosphohydrolase codes for the protein MLRARHHCGLGLSVLVLTLLFISLLAGGNFEAVPRVYVAGQVADSDVIADRDILVEDVQATKARRKQVQLLQPPVYDLSLEPFMGFQNRIVEIMRSLNNGIDYHVGVEGPLHRLVDELTPTVADEILPELAQPEAQTYLLKVLLPQIRDHMAEGLVGDIRSARVDRSGVIVRNLDTNTEILRPDVVNLPDVQSYLAEISAQIRQVSTLNPQSRRAINILLSATMPSTLTLNRESTQKRSSAVMSMVEPVYYQIQKGEIVLRKGERVSREQQIKLQTLYKSASDPMHWDIAAGAFLCSLVLSIGFFVAPSGKPGTPLRCKDMLLISLLLLLFSAGAKAVYVLGMRIDSHSFINTLAVGYPVAGAVGLVAMVFAARRYCTMALLISFFTMLMFQAQFSLFLLHFLGGMLATWLVTNAQNRQDVVWSIVPLTIGQSIIWLGATLLAQSAPGVMPTQLLAVFINSVLSLILLFAVSPVLEISFGYSTRFRLMELMSLEQPLMQELMVTVPGTYHHSLVVANMVEAGAKAIGANSLLCKVAALYHDVGKLSYPEYFIENQFGGPNKHDKLAPSMSALILLSHVKKGTELAERYKLGQDIADIISQHHGTRLIRFFYQKALNQGEKPRESDFSYVGPRPQTKEAAILMLADSVEASSRTLNDPTPARIKSHIDTIIKGIFSEGQLDESELTFKDLHFLSENFQRILTGIFHQRIAYPDARINDATRAENKPNGKNGSAPATHGATALTPTGHGKPCGDKPCNGDKPAAAQSPEVKALTNQPESARQAGIPAIPEEKGQA
- the ybeY gene encoding rRNA maturation RNase YbeY; this encodes MGAVRDRQPQATVRIFCRYPATAWILPLDRRQQRAALSAMLAAAEQASVPVVPPAVELHLVDDAAMSAANRRSMGCQGPTNVLSFPGGCDSPGTLLFSLDTLRRECLLYGQEPGEHALRLLAHGMAHLCGLDHSAQMDAVSDYFMVVAAEAVA
- a CDS encoding HD domain-containing protein — encoded protein: MELYLVGGAMRDLLLGRMPTELDFSFSGSMGDFLAAHPDAVCVGKSVNVCLWHGRECMPLRGGTLESDLAARDLTINALALDSAGRLYMHPKAVDDLRDKMMRPASSTAFADDPTRIFRLARFASRWPDWRIAREAFDQMRATPRALLAAIPAERVAKEMLKALALPRPARFFRVLAQGDCLSPWFEEHERARYIPAGPVKWHANSVLGHSLRLMDELAGDAMAVWMALCHDLGKIGTDPALLPHHYGHEARGVPLALNLAKRLRLPAVYARAGALAAEEHMKAGMFATLRTGTSRDLLWRVNQLGLSRPFWKLADADSNSPVSSMAYPGLKAINAVRLPEEWHNRGAESARKLREMQCMALAALSRKRAA
- a CDS encoding biotin--[acetyl-CoA-carboxylase] ligase, which gives rise to MPPVCHSQPFEGSSPTGADKNFIPRIWRFGKVGSCLDTAANLAARGWLDPWDCVQVVSQTAGRGQLRRQWHSPAGNVYAALRLPLAPPFDGTAAAPAVGALLAEALAMDGWQVRLKWPNDLVLCTSEDEPRKLAGILLEERGGVLLAGIGINVHWSPPAEQMRADAALEATSLAAQYKSATFAPPMAEALWQTLVKRMFSAYINCHSFPEGWRARAESLLLWRGENVELRDGDRIVRGWLAGLGTSGGLCLNINGRLEEFICGSLRLSPARE
- a CDS encoding pyruvate carboxylase; translation: MANKTFSEVQDFLKGKVILVANRGIPARRICRSIRERFDAVAAMTATDVDKTAPAASTAQELMLLGTDPRAYLDIDRIIDKAKQRGVVGIHPGWGFASEDTRFPQRCKEAGITFIGATAEAMNLLGNKVQAREVARKLGIPVVPGSEGAVDIPTARQLINEIGLPIMLKAEGGGGGRGIFAIHNEADLEDAFFKASTMAQASFGNPRLFVEKFLADVRHIEIQVIADMYGNVFAFDERDCTVQRNHQKLIEITPSPWPGMTKNLRDRLKDYSRRLVRAVGYHSLATVEFLVTPDGTPYLIEVNTRLQVEHGITECRYGIDLVEEQIAVAFGAELRYREESQRPSYWAMQVRINCENPQDNFAPNSGLISRYVSPGGPGVRLDSNISAGYEFPANYDSAGALLISYATDWEKVLGITERALSEYVIGGIKTTIPFFRQVIKHPLFKQGGINTNFIATHPELMVYTDLAPEGERLAKLVAEISAKGFNPYVQLGEYRSSSTPCLGPFEPVLPPISTAARRQPSPYPQGDRMATLDYIRDSGLVHFTDTTTRDLTQSNSGNRLRLAEDRLMGPYLDNAGFFSLENGGGAHFHVAMLANMTYPFTEAKEWNRFAPKTLKQLLVRSTNVLGYTPQPRNLMLKTGEMICDHYQVVRCFDFLNHVENMRPIAEVVMDRKDIIFQPAISMSWAKGFDVKHYLGVTEAMLRMVGDIMGASPKEASRHIILGLKDMAGVCPPRFMDELVKALRKAWPELVLHYHRHYTDGLFVPSCGAAAKAGAHIIDVGLGSSVRSYGQGDVLATMAYIEDELGLKCNLDKNAIRDANFVCKQIMPYYDRYCAPYFQGIDYDVTRHGMPGGATSSSQEGAMKQGYIHLLPYMLKFLEGTRQIVRYHDVTPGSQITWNTAFLAVTGAWKRGGEDEVRYLLEVLGQITRTPEKELTDEMRRARLNIYQDCNDAFRNLLQGKFGKLPLGFPADWVYQSAFGSDWKSAMAARTEASPLESLAEVNLAAEEKACAEILKRKPNDEEFVLYLNHPADALKTIQFKSKFGDPNNLPLHIWFEGLKVGQDLYFNDSSGKPHHLLLLSISNPNDAGISICRYVLDSEFMSCEVQVRQPSGNGAKSTIMADTANKYHVGAPSNGDLWVMYVHPGDVVKAGEELFNVSIMKQEKAVLAPIDGMVKRVLKTADFKENKQMVSVREGELIVELGPVPRICGNEACGQPIPMDNIAFCPYCGVRVS
- a CDS encoding PEP/pyruvate-binding domain-containing protein gives rise to the protein MAKIPAAKPAQNKPKGAAPEAVQKKLVLDGAEIVQIGPEAELLVGGKNYNTALISQIQGIQAPHFRAISSIAFHHLLDETKVNGRVVRSVVDREYGRIDWNDPEINQDPDFLQKFVRQLGKQIHQAALAEGEQTNTKLRTFINNIVEGFATSPEGIDQLRKRSVMVQAAILSVEVPNDVAEAVRGAYRDICRENEDDMTPVAVRSSAAGEDSRKKAFAGLQDTYLNMVGEDKVVEAYHWDCSSAYNLRSMTYRREAILDALAKAEETGDESIAENAKLEWAIEHTSLSVCMMQMINPVISGTAFSADTATGCRGTDRRELVSIDASYGLGEAVVGGKVTPDKLYVFQRDDGGEVVIRQMGCKDMKIVYDERGGTREVEVSELEALRWALSLSQAERVAQGVRSVSKAYGGIIMDTEFCIDANDKLWFVQARPETRWNDDLELHPHTIFMRRREVDAKAAAEAEVLVEGNGASRGAGQGTVRFLRSALELNKIAKGDVLAAERTDPDMVPGMRVASAIMADVGGDTSHAAITSRELGIAAIIGIQRLDILRALDGAEVTVDGTRGKVYRGLLPLHLVGGEMDLSKLPLTKTKVGLVLADVGQALFLSRLRNFPQFEVGLLRAEFMLGNISIHPQALEAFDNGELENVVHSKLKELENRLSKVLREQMAAGLIVFNFNLREYVGEVTGLAAEVEAFAEASKSLNAEEVLMQHRKMRELDHKVDQHLEMASRRIEVLKTSNDLADHVRIIMGYDDALALLNPADPESAKRVAEIEATVEEHVRRIKDLPAVTKLMDNINHLREEVSLRSGLKKEMDDLRNLTDKIRGIIKSRGFRTGKEHYVQTLAQNLALFAMAFYGKPITYRTTDFKSNEYRNLLGGSLFEHTEDNPMLGYRGVSRNIHDWEIEAFKLARGVYGGSNLRMMLPFVRTLEEARSMRSYLEQVHKLKSGQDGLKIILMSELPSNAILAKQFISEFDGFSIGSNDMTQMVLATDRDNSRLSHIYDEEDPAVVWAILVSIFTGQKYAKKVGFCGQGVSNSIILRGLVAIAGITSASVVPDTYYQTVFDIASVEGENHSAADLGKWLAAQHHKRLADLMEKTGYGHILKKYKEPQDIQEWYEGELQRRHEQFREHLDTPKEAFYRAELQSFRSTFHKPVIYATWNWNETVEDALHHSGFQNFEEQAKALEYSRTVND